A region of Papaver somniferum cultivar HN1 unplaced genomic scaffold, ASM357369v1 unplaced-scaffold_160, whole genome shotgun sequence DNA encodes the following proteins:
- the LOC113337559 gene encoding DNA topoisomerase 3-alpha-like, which translates to MSQRIRRVLNVAEKPSVAKAVSEILSNKRFSTREGRSRYNKIFEFEYAVYGKIVRGIKEPDQLCHMSFTSVTGHLMEMDFEERYRKWGSCDPVNLYELPIRKFVPDDKLDIKRTLEEEARRCDWLILWLDCDREGENIAYEVIDVCTAVNNRLQISRAKFSALINGEIINAVQNLIQPDKNKADAVDARQEIDLRIGASFTRFQTILLKDSFVIDVYGNDGRNMVLSYGPCQFPTLGFIVERYWEIQAHEPEEFWMINCSHASEDGTSHFNWMRGHLFDYTSAVIVYEMCVQEPTATVVNVMEQRKFKNPPHPLNTIELEKRASRYFRMSSEHTMKVAEDLYQAGFISYPRTETDSFSEKTDLRGIVQQQQGHPVWGTYAQQLLDPGTELWRNPSNGGHDDKAHPPIHPTKFSAGESNWTQDHLRVYELVVRHFLACVSQPAVGAETVVQIDIAGELFSTTGRMIIARNYLDVYRFENWGGSVIPQYVFGQQFMPTSLTLDSGITRPPPLLSEADLLNCMDKAGIGTDATMHDHIKKLLDRCYATKDANMRFSPTTLGEALVMGYDDMGYELWKPDLRAKMELGMKAVSEGRKSKTDVLKDCLEEMETCFRDARLKKEELLKAMGIFFERSNRAGGVDQHIGGEVVRRCPACNESDMVLRQKQDGNFMVGCLGYPQCRNAVWLPGSILEAAVTPQICTSCTPAPVFMIQFKFRRMDIPPNFDANHLGCVGGCDDILRQLRDICGTGSRSSVSSAPTRGNGPTAASNNTQRSNTMTRQGPVTCTHCRQTGHSSNECQTRMPRPQASQSRTRNPQSGETSVTCDKCGAPCPLREANTENNRGRKFYSCQSRECNFFKWADSIDTRAGTEAMGSSRSASSNMSSAARRGGGGRGRARNSGRGGSGSGGRTSRARAAPTGTTFVSATGEPISTRGMECVFCGELHPASTCPTRAGR; encoded by the coding sequence ATGTCTCAACGAATCCGCCGTGTACTTAATGTTGCTGAAAAGCCCTCAGTAGCAAAAGCAGTATCAGAGATTTTATCGAACAAAAGATTTAGTACAAGAGAAGGTCGATCACGTTATAATAAGATATTTGAGTTCGAGTATGCGGTTTATGGGAAGATTGTTAGGGGTATTAAGGAGCCTGATCAGCTATGTCATATGTCTTTCACATCTGTTACAGGACAtttaatggaaatggattttgaGGAAAGGTATAGAAAATGGGGGTCATGTGACCCTGTTAATCTTTACGAGCTTCCTATTCGTAAGTTTGTTCCCGATGATAAGCTGGATATTAAGAGAACATTGGAAGAAGAAGCTAGACGATGTGATTGGCTTATTCTCTGGCTTGATTGTGATAGAGAAGGAGAGAATATTGCATATGAAGTTATTGATGTTTGTACTGCTGTAAATAATAGACTTCAGATATCGCGTGCAAAATTCTCTGCTCTCATCAATGGTGAAATCATTAACGCGGTGCAGAATCTTATACAGCCTGATAAAAATAAGGCTGATGCGGTGGATGCTAGGCAAGAGATTGATCTCCGGATCGGTGCATCATTTACTAGGTTTCAGACCATATTGTTGAAGGATTCATTTGTTATTGATGTTTATGGGAATGATGGTCGTAATATGGTTTTAAGTTATGGTCCTTGTCAGTTTCCCACCTTAGGGTTTATTGTGGAACGTTATTGGGAGATTCAAGCACATGAACCCGAAGAGTTCTGGATGATCAATTGTTCTCATGCTTCAGAAGATGGAACTTCTCATTTTAATTGGATGCGTGGTCATTTGTTCGATTATACCTCTGCTGTTATTGTCTATGAAATGTGCGTGCAGGAACCGACTGCAACTGTAGTGAATGTTATGGAACAACGGAAGTTTAAGAATCCTCCGCATCCTTTGAATACCATTGAGCTGGAGAAACGTGCATCTCGTTACTTCAGAATGAGCTCCGAACATACAATGAAGGTGGCTGAAGATCTTTACCAAGCTGGTTTCATCAGTTATCCTCGCACAGAAACAGATTCATTTTCTGAAAAGACTGATTTGCGTGGGATTGTGCAACAACAACAAGGGCATCCTGTATGGGGAACATATGCACAACAACTTCTGGATCCTGGGACAGAGCTTTGGAGAAACCCTAGTAATGGTGGACATGATGACAAAGCACATCCACCTATTCATCCAACAAAATTTTCTGCTGGGGAATCAAATTGGACTCAAGACCACCTTAGAGTGTATGAGCTTGTCGTCCGCCATTTCCTTGCCTGTGTATCTCAGCCTGCTGTGGGAGCTGAAACTGTTGTGCAAATTGATATTGCAGGTGAATTATTTTCTACAACAGGGCGAATGATAATAGCGAGGAATTATTTAGATGTTTATCGATTCGAAAATTGGGGAGGCTCTGTTATCCCACAATACGTCTTTGGACAACAATTTATGCCGACATCGTTGACTCTTGATTCTGGTATCACAAGGCCACCGCCTCTTTTAAGCGAAGCTGATTTGTTGAACTGCATGGACAAGGCAGGAATTGGTACAGATGCAACTATGCATGATCACATAAAAAAGTTGCTTGATAGGTGTTACGCTACTAAAGATGCTAATATGCGGTTTTCTCCTACAACTCTTGGTGAGGCATTAGTAATGGGATATGATGATATGGGATACGAGCTGTGGAAACCCGACCTTAGAGCAAAAATGGAACTTGGTATGAAAGCAGTGAGTGAAGGGAGAAAAAGTAAAACTGATGTGTTGAAGGATTGTTTGGAGGAAATGGAAACCTGTTTTAGGGATGCAAGGTTAAAGAAAGAAGAACTTTTAAAAGCCATGGGAATCTTTTTTGAAAGGTCTAATCGTGCTGGTGGAGTTGACCAACATATTGGTGGAGAAGTCGTTAGGCGTTGTCCTGCTTGCAATGAATCTGATATGGTACTGAGGCAGAAGCAAGATGGTAACTTCATGGTTGGATGTTTAGGCTACCCACAGTGTAGGAATGCTGTTTGGCTCCCAGGTTCCATATTAGAAGCAGCTGTTACCCCTCAAATCTGTACCTCATGTACGCCAGCTCCAGTTTTTATGATCCAATTCAAGTTCCGTCGGATGGATATACCACCAAACTTTGATGCCAACCATTTGGGTTGCGTTGGTGGCTGCGACGATATACTTAGACAATTGAGAGATATTTGTGGAACAGGTTCCCGCAGCAGTGTTTCTAGTGCTCCAACTAGAGGGAATGGTCCAACTGCAGCTTCTAACAATACTCAAAGATCTAACACAATGACAAGACAGGGCCCTGTTACATGTACGCACTGCAGGCAAACAGGACATTCTTCAAATGAGTGCCAAACCAGGATGCCACGTCCCCAAGCTTCTCAGTCTCGCACGAGAAACCCCCAAAGTGGAGAAACTTCAGTAACCTGTGACAAATGTGGAGCTCCATGCCCTTTACGAGAGGCTAATACAGAAAACAACAGGGGAAGAAAGTTCTATTCATGTCAATCTCGCGAGTGCAACTTCTTTAAGTGGGCCGATAGTATCGATACAAGAGCTGGTACAGAAGCTATGGGCAGCAGTCGATCAGCATCATCTAATATGTCCTCAGCCGCAAGGAGGGGTGGGGGTGGGCGTGGGCGTgcacgtaacagtggcagggGTGGTAGCGGTAGTGGGGGTCGGACCAGCAGAGCAAGAGCTGCACCTACAGGTACTACGTTTGTGTCAGCTACTGGTGAACCCATATCTACTAGAGGTATGGAATGTGTGTTTTGTGGTGAATTGCACCCGGCTAGTACCTGTCCAACTCGAGCCGGTAGATGA
- the LOC113337560 gene encoding ankyrin repeat domain-containing protein 30A-like isoform X1: MQTPKHQQAQLQTTSSNMSSSFSSVDIQSIEAKDEEMSRSALNTFRLKEEEIEKKKMEVSQKVQAQLGRVEEETKRLAEIREELESLTDPTMKEVATVRKKIDIVNKELKPLGQTCQKKEKEYKDALEAFNEKNKVKAQLIGRLMEQLVSESEKLRMKKLEELSKHIDSMHL; this comes from the exons atgcaGACACCAAAACATCAACAAGCTCAGCTTCAGACTACGAGTAGCAATATGAGTAGCAGTTTTAGCAGTGTGGATATTCAATCAATAGAAGCTAAAGACGAAGAGATGTCGAGATCAGCTTTGAATACTTTCAGGCTCAAAGAAGaagagattgagaagaagaaaatggaggtTAGTCAGAAAGTTCAGGCTCAGTTGGgtcgtgttgaagaagaaactAAACGTTTGGCAGAAATTCGAGAA GAACTTGAATCATTGACAGACCCAACAATGAAGGAAGTTGCTACGGTTAGGAAGAAGATCGATATCGTAAACAAAGAGCTAAAGCCGTTGGGTCAGACCTGCCAGAAGAAG GAGAAGGAATACAAAGATGCACTCGAAGCATTTAATGAAAAGAACAAGGTGAAAGCTCAACTAATTGGGAGATTAATGGAG CAGCTTGTCAGCGAAAGTGAAAaattgaggatgaagaaactggagGAACTGAGCAAACATATTGATTCCATGCACTTATAA
- the LOC113337560 gene encoding ankyrin repeat domain-containing protein 30A-like isoform X2, with protein MQTPKHQQAQLQTTSSNMSSSFSSVDIQSIEAKDEEMSRSALNTFRLKEEEIEKKKMEVSQKVQAQLGRVEEETKRLAEIREELESLTDPTMKEVATVRKKIDIVNKELKPLGQTCQKKEKEYKDALEAFNEKNKVKAQLIGRLMELVSESEKLRMKKLEELSKHIDSMHL; from the exons atgcaGACACCAAAACATCAACAAGCTCAGCTTCAGACTACGAGTAGCAATATGAGTAGCAGTTTTAGCAGTGTGGATATTCAATCAATAGAAGCTAAAGACGAAGAGATGTCGAGATCAGCTTTGAATACTTTCAGGCTCAAAGAAGaagagattgagaagaagaaaatggaggtTAGTCAGAAAGTTCAGGCTCAGTTGGgtcgtgttgaagaagaaactAAACGTTTGGCAGAAATTCGAGAA GAACTTGAATCATTGACAGACCCAACAATGAAGGAAGTTGCTACGGTTAGGAAGAAGATCGATATCGTAAACAAAGAGCTAAAGCCGTTGGGTCAGACCTGCCAGAAGAAG GAGAAGGAATACAAAGATGCACTCGAAGCATTTAATGAAAAGAACAAGGTGAAAGCTCAACTAATTGGGAGATTAATGGAG CTTGTCAGCGAAAGTGAAAaattgaggatgaagaaactggagGAACTGAGCAAACATATTGATTCCATGCACTTATAA